The Daphnia magna isolate NIES linkage group LG3, ASM2063170v1.1, whole genome shotgun sequence genomic interval CAATCGTGTCGATTCAGAATCGTAAAAATCGTCTTCACCTATCTGCGGGTTGAATTTCACTGAAGGTACACATTTGATCCAACGAGTCTCTACGAGCAGATGGGTCACACGGAAATCGCGTTGACTCAGCTTCTTGCTTATCTATCGAGTTGCTGCAATCCTATCACCTACTGTTTcatgaacgaaaaatttcgcAATGCATTTCTCAGCGCCTTCGGATGTGGGCCACAAGGTCGGGGTTTCGGAAGAGCTCCCAATCGCAGTACCGATCTCCTGTCAGCTTCATTTAACGACAGTTTCAATCTTGGTCGCCGAACTACGAACAAAAGTAAGTAATAACTGTATACCATTTAACTAATACCCAATCCACACTCCCACATCCCAAAAACATGAGGCTCTGTTTCCCATACGTATGCGCTTCCGGCCGTTACAATTCAAAAGCTTTCTATTTACATGATTTATGATCTACTCATACCAACGTAATCTTTTGAGTTACGGCTTTGCCTCGTTCCATATATAGAAAACAACTATGTTACATTTCTCTAAGCGGCTtcctaaaaaagaaaatggaaagtgAAAGGTTCATTTCGTCATAGTGTTTAAACCTGAAACACCGCACAACCTCCGCATGATTCTTAATCGGATTACCTGAATTAGATATGTTGCAAGATGTTGAGTAGGAGTAAACTTAATGTCGCTTAAACATCAACGGATTTTTagatctttttttctcttgcgCTCCCGCTCGTTCAGTTTCTCCCTTTGGCCGGTTGACATTAACGGCCAAGAGCTACCAAACCCGTCGTTACCCCATCACACTTGGCATGTCGTTGTAGGTCAGCATCGCGATCGTCATGTCGTCTTGTTACTCCAGGAAACGCACGTTTGACCACCAATGCCACGACCATTGTCGAGACTGCTCTTTTTGATGGAGATTCTGGAGAAATCGGAGCTATGCTAGCGGCGTCCAGATCTTCCCAAGCGGActaagattttaaaataaaataaaatgaagacTTGTTCATTCCAACCGCTGTCGAATTCCCAAGCTGCTGCAACCTAGCAAAAGGCGAGCTGAAGAAATCAAAGGTGAAGCTGCCATCAATACGAAAGATACACAGGAACACGATGTTTTTACATTATCCGATCTCAGTTCGACATTTCATGTACGCCACTTAAGCTATTATTGTGATCGATGTTTAATAGTTGGTTAATGTTACCTTCCAAATCATCCACTCGGCAAATGTAAGGTATATGCAATATGTCGAACACCGATTTTTTCATTACGTTGTCAATATACGGTTTTACTGCCAATAGCTGCTATGAATATTTACAAAGGAGTCGTCGAGTCTAAAGCCTGGTAGACAGCGGATGGTACATGCTATCGCGGAGGTCACAGGGTGACACGGAGATGAGGCAAAGAGGCAAATTCGCTGGTCAGAACTGCTTCAAATTTTACCGCTTCAACACTTTTATAAACGTGTCTCTGGGAAGTTCAATATTGGCAATGCTTTTCATTCGCTTTTTGCCTTCGGCTTGACGCTTCAGGAGTTTCATCCGGCGCGAGATGTCCCCACCATAGctaaatataaaattttaGGGGATACATTGAAAATCAAGTACAGAATCTAGTTTAATAGACTTGCCACTTGGCTGTGACGTCTTTTCGTAGTGCGGCAACGTTCTCCCTGGCCACCACTTTGCCTCCGACGACAGCCTGAATCGCCACTTGAAACATTTGCCTTGGTATTGTTTCTTGCAATCGGAGACAGATTTCCTTTCCATATTTCCTAGCTTTACTAACGTGCACAACAGTGCTTAATTCTTCTACCACCTCGCCATTCAGCATGATATGCAACTGATGAATAGAAATCTCGTTAAACAACAATAAACAATATTATTAGAGGTGAGTCTGGAATACCTTTACGATGTCCGACGCTTCAAAACCGTCTTCTTCGTAATCGAAACTAGCGTAGCCGGATGAAAGAGATTTAAGGGCATCATAAAAATCGACGGCTATCTCATTAAGGGGAAATTTAAACTGCATCATGACACGTGAACTGTCAACATTTTTGGAGTCGACCTGTACACCCCTTCGGTCCAATGCCAGCGACATTATTGGGCCCATATAGATATCTGCCagaaagtaattttttttacgttacACGAGTTTAATAGTTACACCCGATTACCTGGGGTTATAATTGTTCCTAATACCATTGGCTCAAAATACCTTTTcaagcaaataaaatttttaatttaatttagaACATCAACTTTAAACATTAAGCATATTAATAAACTTTTTGTGCTATTACTGTTCAATAATGCTGGGATCTGGAAAGAATGCTGGATTATTGACTACAATTTCCCTGGCTCCAtatttctttatatttttttcaccATGTAGCTGGACTgatttgaaaagtaaaacaTTAGTCACTACGCATGGAAGTCTAAATAAGCCACCTCACTCACTTTTGTAGGGGACCTGTATTTGTTAGGTAAATAACCATTAGTCAAATACCaactaatttttaaaagaatagAAATTACACTAGGAACTGTGACGATGACTTCAGCTCCATATTCTTGCTCGAGACGTTGATTAAATACTTCCATGTGGAGAAGACCTAGAAAACCCAGACGCCAACCTTGTCCGAGGGCAGCACTGGAAATGAAAGCGTCAAAATAgtaaaaatagtaaaaatgaatttatGCATACCTCGACTCTTTGGCAACTGTGACACTGGAATCATTTAAAGTAAGCTTTTCTAAGGCGCTTCTCAAAGCTGGGGTTTCGGACTGATCCATTGGATAAACGCCAGCGAAAACCATTGGTTTGGATTGCCGAAACGAGGCTACCTCTTCGACGTTTACCAAACCCTTTTTAAACAACGTGTCGCCAACTTTTGCCTCTGTGCTAGATCGCATATTGCATACGACATATCCCACCTGGCCTGCCTGTCTGTATTGGCAGGTACGTAAACGTCATAATTCAGTTAATCTCTTTTCATCAACACGCAACTAAAGACAGATTTACATGCACGGCAGGCTGACTTCGTTAGGTCGTAGGATGCCGAGGTCTTTAATTTCATATGATTTGCCGGTATGCTTTGCGCTAATAGAGTCACCGCTTCGAATCACACCGTCGATAACTGCAATGACTGCTATTACTCCTCGGTATCTGTCGTACCAGCTATCAAACAGCAAGGCTCGAAAGGGTTTTGCGATGTCACAATTTTTGGGAGGCGGAATCCGTTCTACAATCGACTGAAGTACCGAGTCGACGTTTAGCCCTGTTTTGGCTGAAatctaaaatagaaaagataTTTGTTGAATTCATTGCAAAGTTAACGAGAATGAAATTcggaaaaatcaaatattacGCGTAAGATGTCCTTTggttca includes:
- the LOC116919273 gene encoding translation factor Guf1, mitochondrial, whose product is MWKSRLIRHALKVCSRNYTKDVPWKKRLLLLPTTSCLHGHLQHYSNKSNSEIDLTLFPIERIRNFSIIAHIDHGKSTLADRLLELTGTIGKDSHEAQMLDRLQVERERGITVKAQTATLVYNYQGIDYLLNLIDTPGHVDFSFEVSRSLAACQGVILLVDANQGVQAQTVANFFLAFSKNLTIVPVMNKIDLKNADPESVGIQMKNIFEFEPKDILRISAKTGLNVDSVLQSIVERIPPPKNCDIAKPFRALLFDSWYDRYRGVIAVIAVIDGVIRSGDSISAKHTGKSYEIKDLGILRPNEVSLPCIQAGQVGYVVCNMRSSTEAKVGDTLFKKGLVNVEEVASFRQSKPMVFAGVYPMDQSETPALRSALEKLTLNDSSVTVAKESSAALGQGWRLGFLGLLHMEVFNQRLEQEYGAEVIVTVPSVPYKIQLHGEKNIKKYGAREIVVNNPAFFPDPSIIEQYFEPMVLGTIITPDIYMGPIMSLALDRRGVQVDSKNVDSSRVMMQFKFPLNEIAVDFYDALKSLSSGYASFDYEEDGFEASDIVKLHIMLNGEVVEELSTVVHVSKARKYGKEICLRLQETIPRQMFQVAIQAVVGGKVVARENVAALRKDVTAKCYGGDISRRMKLLKRQAEGKKRMKSIANIELPRDTFIKVLKR